One window of the Hippoglossus hippoglossus isolate fHipHip1 chromosome 9, fHipHip1.pri, whole genome shotgun sequence genome contains the following:
- the LOC117768317 gene encoding arrestin domain-containing protein 3-like: MTILNFSVEYDAINSHNTFTNGDTINGRIIVEVSKETKVQSLVFIAQGKARVVWHEYYGQNNHRVFWADEKYYNIKHHILREARQDGTEVIGKGRHVFPFSFNIPDRRIPSSFKDCTGKIVHKLKAELKQSMKLTKKAKSHFTFRSKADMDVPGLLEPQYGSKDKSLKVFGSGNVSMDIHTKRMGYKQGENVKVMVEIVNHSSRSVKPKFTLYEKRSFFAQGHRRVLTKEILKDKIEALASSSKDTVTKVMSIPRELPASILNCSIIKLEYRLKVYLNIKCTKDPVIKLPIVVLPEAPPATATAKQQPASAAYGFEAFGNPTQPTWSTTPQQAAPRPFDPPPPYEAYAMPPTATYSEKNSSLL; the protein is encoded by the exons ATGACCATCCTGAATTTCTCTGTTGAATATGACGCCATCAACAGCCACAACACCTTCACCAATGGAGATACCATCAATGGAAGAATCATCGTGGAGGTTTCTAAAGAAACTAAAGTCCAGTCTCTTGTTTTCATAGCACAAGGAAAAGCTCGGGTTGTCTGGCATGAGTATTATGGGCAAAATAATCACCGCGTTTTCTGGGCTGATGagaaatattataatatcaaGCATCATATCCTGAGAGAAGCAAGACAAGATG GTACTGAAGTCATTGGCAAAGGAAGACACgtgtttcctttttcatttaaCATTCCTGACAG AAGAATCCCATCATCTTTCAAAGACTGCACTGGCAAAATCGTTCACAAGTTGAAGGCTGAGCTCAAACAATCAATGAAGCTGACAAAGAAGGCCAAATCCCACTTCACGTTCCGCTCCAAAGCGGACATGGATGTTCCCGGACTTCTG GAACCCCAGTATGGCTCCAAGGATAAATCTCTCAAAGTTTTCGGCTCTGGAAATGTTTCTATGGACATTCACACTAAACGAATGGGCTACAAGCAAG GTGAGAATGTCAAAGTCATGGTTGAAATCGTGAACCACTCCAGTCGTTCGGTGAAGCCCAAATTCACACTGTACGAGAAGAGGAGTTTCTTTGCCCAGGGACACAGGAGAGTTCTCACTAAAGAGATCCTTAAGGACAAAATTGAGGCTCTTGCATCTTCGAGCAAAGACACTGTGACCAAGGTGATGTCCATCCCCAGAGAACTACCCGCCTCCATCCTGAACTGCTCCATCATCAAGCTTGAGTACAGACTGAAG gtcTATCTGAATATCAAATGTACCAAAGACCCAGTGATCAAACTCCCCATCGTCGTCCTTCCTGAAGCTCCtccagcaacagcaacagcaaaacaacagcCTGCGTCCGCTGCTTATGGATTTGAAGCATTCGGGAACCCAACCCAACCGACCTGGAGCACCACACCCCAGCAAGCAGCACCCCGACCCTTCGACCCCCCACCTCCCTATGAAGCATATGCAATGCCCCCCACTGCTACTTATTCTGAAAAAAATAGCTCTTTGTTGTAG
- the LOC117768318 gene encoding arrestin domain-containing protein 3-like, translating to MTVKHLSLEYNKLNERGTFSPGDVISGKVTVQTNKETKVQRFLVRAKGKAEVTWCEQEGQTTVVQSDKRKYFYFEHIILQDKNKGDGSEIISPGRNVYPFTFVIPNRDMPSSYEGKWGKIAYSLRAQLTQSIWLVHKTKMEFPFLTKSEFPFASRSETIIIGLKEQQSATTISFYGLGKVTMNVTSEKMGVKQGEAMGVSVDVLNDSARTVTPKFYLCEKQTFVAQSKRTVHTNDVLFGTGDSVPAETSHVVTKVLSIPPQTPPTFFNCCMMKLEYRLKVTLDVPLARDPEIKLPLVVLQGSPKPHQQKPKRSIWFRQLPG from the exons ATGACTGTAAAGCATCTCTCGCTGGAGTACAACAAGCTGAATGAACGAGGGACCTTCTCCCCAGGGGACGTCATCTCTGGAAAGGTGACTGTGCAGACCAACAAGGAAACCAAAGTGCAGCGTTTCCTGGTCAGAGCAAAAGGAAAAGCTGAGGTGACGTGGTGCGAACAAGAAGGACAGACCACAGTGGTTCAAAGTGACAAGAGGAAATACTTTTATTTCGAACATATTATTCTCCAGGATAAAAACAAAGGAGATG GTTCAGAAATCATCAGCCCTGGGAGAAACGTGTATCCTTTCACCTTTGTGATTCCcaatag GGACATGCCCTCGTCTTATGAGGGGAAATGGGGCAAGATCGCCTATAGTCTACGAGCGCAGCTGACTCAGTCCATCTGGCTCGTCCACAAAACCAAGATGGAGTTTCCTTTCCTCACCAAGTCTGAGTTCCCCTTTGCCTCCAGATCAGAGACGATAATCATCGGACTCAAG GAACAGCAAAGTGCGACCACGATTTCATTTTACGGCCTTGGAAAGGTGACCATGAATGTTACCTCTGAGAAAATGGGAGTGAAGCAAG GAGAGGCGATGGGAGTTTCTGTAGATGTGCTCAACGACTCAGCGCGCACAGTAACACCCAAATTCTACCTCTGTGAGAAGCAGACCTTTGTCGCTCAGTCGAAAAGGACCGTGCACACAAACGACGTGCTCTTCGGGACAGGAGACTCTGTTCCGGCCGAGACGAGTCACGTCGTAACCAAAGTTCTGAGTATCCCTCCACAGACGCCCCCCACCTTCTTCAACTGCTGCATGATGAAACTTGAGTACAGACTCAAG GTCACTCTCGATGTACCGCTGGCAAGAGACCCGGAGATCAAACTTCCTCTGGTCGTCCTGCAGGGTTCACCAAAGCCACATCAACAAAAACCAAAGAGATCCATCTGGTTCAGGCAACTTCCTGGTTAA